GTTCGCCCAGCAGGAGGTCGTATTCGGTGCGTTCGGACAGACGCTGAAAATTCGCCACGACTCATACGATCGGGCTGGGTATATGCCAGGAGTGAATGTTGCTGTCAAAAAAGTGATGACGTACGAGGGCATGGTGTACGGCTTCGAGCATTTTGTAGATTAATCACCGTCCCTAAGGAGGCATTGACCCTATGTCCATGAATATCGCTCTTATCGCCCATGACCGGAAGAAGGATGAGATGGTCAACTTCGTAATGGCTTATGAGCATGTGTTCCAGCATCATAAGCTGTTTGCGACCGGTACGACCGGCACGCGCATTATGGCCAATACGAAGCTGAACGTTCACCGCTTCATGAGCGGTCCGCTCGGCGGAGATCAACAGATCGGCGCACTGGTCGCCCAGAACGAGATGGATCTGATCATCTTCTTGCGCGATCCGCTCATGGCACAGCCGCACGAGCCGGACATTATTGCCTTGCTCCGTCTATGCGATGTGCAAGGAATACCGGTAGCGACGAACATCGCGACTGGAGAAATATTAGTTAAGGCGCTCGACCGCGGCGATTTCGCATGGCGGGAGCTTGTACATAAATATAAGCCGGGTGTGGACGAATGACTGAACGGCTAGACTTCTTAATATTCGGCGCCCATGCCGACGATGCCGAGATCGGGATGGGTGGCACAATCGCGAAGCATGCTCGCGCTGGCTATCGGATCGGACTATGTGATCTGACTTGCGCCGAGATGTCGTCGAACGGCACCGTCGAGACGAGACGAGTCGAGGCGGAGCAAGCGGCTCGAGTGCTCGGCGTTGCGGTGCGGGACAATCTCGGCTTACCGGATCGAGGCTTACGCGATGAGCCAGAGACGATTGAGCGTATCGTGTCCGTTATTCGAGCGTATCGGCCCCGAATGGTCTTCGCTCCTTATTGGGAGGATCGGCACCCGGACCATATTGCTTGTAGCAAGCTGGTGCAGGAGGCCGTATTTAATGCAAAGCTTCGCAAGTATAGACCAGACCTTCCTGCGCATAGTGTAGAAGAAACGTTGTTTTATTTCATTAACGACATGGTTCCGCCGGATCGCATGATTGATGTATCGGAAGTCTATGAGCTGAAGCGGCAGTCGCTGCAAGCATACCGCTCCCAGTTCGAGCGTTCGTCAGGGGACGACCGCATTGCGACTCCGTTGAATCAAGGCTATCTCGAGCGGGTGGAGGCACGTGATCTGCTGCTCGGACAGAAGCGCTCCGTACCGTTTGCGGAAGGCTTCGTCAGTAAGCTTCCCGTGATGACGGACTTGTTATAGGATGGTACGAACAGACCGATTACGAACGATCGGAAGGGGGCGGCATCGATGAATCCGAAGGATCGATTGAAAATAGGCATTACTTGTTATCCGACGCTCGGCGGCTCGGGTGTCGTGGCGACGGAGCTTGGGAAGCTGCTGGCGGAGAAGGGGCATGAGGTGCATTTTATTACGCACAGCATGCCTTTTCGACTCGGGAAGTTCGATAAGAACATCTTCTACCATGAGGTGGAAGTGAACGATTATCATGTGTTCAAATATCCGCCTTACGATCTGTCTCTTGCGAGCAAGCAAGCACAAATTGTGAAGCAGGAAGGACTCGATCTGCTTCACGTTCACTATGCGATACCCCATGCTGTATGTGCGCTGCTGGCCAAGCAGATGGTTGGTGAGCATCTGAAGGTGGTGACGACACTGCACGGCACAGATATTACGGTGCTGGCGCAGGATGAGTCGCTTAGTGATCTGATCCGCTTCGCGATCAATGGTAGTGACGTGGTGACAGCCGTATCGGACGATCTTATTCAGGAGACGAGACAACTGCTCGGCATCGAGAAGCCGATCGAGCTGCTCTATAACTTCGTGGACAAGCGCGTCTATTACCCGCGTGATGTCGGTAATTTGCGCAGAGAGTTCGCACGTCCCGATGAGAAAATATTAATTCATATCTCCAACTTCCGTCCGGTGAAGCGTGTAATCGATGTGATCGAAATATTCGACCGGATCAGCAAGGAGGTACCGTCAAGGCTCTTGTTCGTCGGGGAAGGTCCAGAGCTGTCGAAGGTGCTGTGCAAGGCGAAGGAGAAGGGGCTGCTGGATAAAGTAACGTTCTGCGGCAGGCAGGATGACGTGGCACAGCTGCTCTCTCTCGCCGACCTGATGCTGCTGCCGTCGGAGAAGGAGAGCTTCGGCCTCGTGGCGCTTGAAGCGATGGCGTGCGGCGTTCCGACGATTGCCTCTAATGCAGGAGGTATTCCAGAGCTGATTACGCATGGGGTGACGGGCTATCTGGCCGACATCGGTGATGTGGAGACGATGAGTCAGCTTGCGATTCATCTGCTGCAGAACGAGGCGGCCTATAAGGCGATGCGTGAGGCATGTCTGTACCGGGCCCGGTATACCTTCTGTAATGATGTCATCTCGAGGCAGTACGAGGCGCTCTACTATCAGGTGCTCGGCCGTGAGGCTCCAGAGGAGCTGCTCGTGAAGCCGCTCGAGTGCTAATGTGTGTTAGACTGCTGATGTAAGTGGCGATAGCTAATGAAGGATGATACTTAAGGATGGTACATGGATGACGCACTTGCCACAGGACCATGGAGTGAAACGGAGGGCGCTTCAGCTGATCCATACGCTGAATGATGCGGGCTATGAGGCGTATCTCGTCGGCGGTTGTGTACGTGACGAGGTGCTGGGTCGCCCTGTTAAAGATTACGACATTGCGACATCGGCGCGGCCTGAGCAGGTCGAGAGCCTCTTCTCGCGCACGATCCCAACTGGCCTGCAGCACGGTACGGTAACGGTTGTCATCGAGCGGGAGCCATTCGAGGTGACGACGTTCCGTAAGGAAGCAGGCTATGAGGATTTTCGACGTCCAAGTGAGGTGTCGTACATCGACAGCCTGCTGGAGGACTTGAGACGGCGTGATTTCACGATGAATGCGATGGCTCTCGATGCGGAGGGTCGACTGATCGATCCGTTCGGCGGGCAGGCGGATGCGGCTAGCGGTGTGCTGCGTTGTGTGGGGGATGCACATGAGCGGTTCTCGGAGGACGCGCTGCGCATGCTTCGCTGCGTCCGCTTCGCGGCGGAGTACAGACTTGAGGTGGAGCCGCTAACCTGGGAAGCGCTGACGACTTCAGCTCCACTGCTGCGACATATCGCTCTGGAGCGGGTGCGCGCGGAGCTTGAGCGCATGTTAAGCGGGAGTGACCCGAATCGGGCGCTGCTGCTGCTAGGCGCAAGCAAGCTGCTGCTGCATACGAAGTCGCGGGTCCTATGGAGTGAGCTGCAAGATACGAAGAGCTGGCCGTCCTTGAGCGTTATTCCGACGCTGGAGGGGCGGCTAGCTTACTTATATATAGGCTGCGGGGCTGACTTGAACGAGACGAAGAACGATATGCGCGTGCTGACGTTCTCGAAGAAGCAGCTGGAGGAGACAGGGGCGATCGTTGCGGCGCATCGGGCTCTAATAGACAAGCTACAGCAGGATGCGGACGAAGGAACGGCAACCGAGGATGAGCAGCGGAAGCATTGGCTGCTGACAGCTGTCCAATATGGGGCTATCGCAATGGAGTCACTGAGACAGCTCTATGAGCTGGAGCTGGAGCATGAGCGGCGGGACAGCTCGGACACAGCGGTGAGCGGCGGTCTCAAGCTGTCCGGTGCGCAGAAGTTGGCTGCTGAGGCATGGGCTTACAGCGGAAGCCGATGGCTTACAGAAGCGCCGGCGCTGGAGCTGAAGCAGCTAGCGCTCACTGGTCAGCAGCTCGTGCAGCTGCTTGGCGTGAAGCCGGGGCCTTGGACAGGACAGCTGCTCAGTCGATTGCTCGAGGAGACGGCGCTCGGATTCATCCCGAATGAACCCGAAGCGTTAGCCGCTGCCGCGAAGAGTTGTTACGAACTACTGCAGGAGAAGGGATAATAGCGATGTCAGAACGATTAATAGAGCTCTTCGAGCAAGCGAAGGGTGAGTTCATATCCGGGGAGCAGCTGAGTGGGGAGCTGAAGGTGAGCCGGACCGCGGTGTGGAAGCAGATTGAACGGCTGAAGCTGCAGGGGTATCATTTTGAAGCGATTCCACGTAAGGGCTATAGACTGCTCTCCGCTCCGCAAAAATTCGCAGAGGACGCCTTCAGGCAGCAGCTGCGTACAGCATCATTCGGCCGTCCGCTGCACCTGCTGGACGAGATCGACTCGACCCAGCTGGCAGCAGTCCAGCTCGTGCGGGATGGGGCCGAGGAGGGGACCCTTGTGCTCGCCGAGCAGCAGCTGGCTGGGCGGGGACGGCTCGGGCGGCAGTGGCACTCGCCCAAGGGCAAGGGACTGTGGAGCTCGCTTGTGCTGAAGCCTAATTGGCTGTCGCTGGCGCAGACGCCTCAGCTCACGCTGCTGACAGCGGTTGCGTTGTGCCGTGCCGTCCGTCAGGTGACGGGTCTGGACGCTGGCATCAAGTGGCCGAACGATCTGCTCGTCGGCGGTCGTAAGGTTGCCGGTATATTGCTCGAGGCGAGCGTCGAGAATGGCACGCTGCAGCACATCGTCGCTGGAGTCGGCATCAGTGTGAATTTGCAGGAGAGCGACTACCCGACGGAGCTGCTGGAGAAAGCGACATCACTGGCGATGTGCGCCGGACATTCGATCTCCAGAGAGACGCTGCTTGCGGAGCTCATGAACGAATGGGAGCAGCTGTACAAGCTGTATCAAGCGTCTGGCTTCGCCCCGATCAAGCTGCTGTGGGAGGCGCTGACCGTATCGCTTGCTCGCGAGCTTGTGTGCAGCACTCCGCAAGGTCCCGTACAAGGCTTCGCCGAGTCGATCGATGAGCATGGAGCGCTGCTGCTAAGACTGCCCGACGGAAGCTCCCGCAAAATGTTTTCCGGCGATGTCGATTTTAAGTGACATTTGGAGAATCGTTTGTTACACTCTTCTATAAGCGCTCTGACTCGTGCATGAGCAAGGGCATTGGCACAATGAAGGTGGCATCCGATACCAGGAGCTGCACTTCAGCAGGCTGATTCGCTTGCATTAATTGCATTAACTGCGACGAGGATTAACGTGTCACAATTCATACGAAGTTCATTTCAGTAGGTCGGATTCTGCTCTGAGCCGCAAGGACCGAGACAGAAGGATCATGTGAGTCTATTTGCCATGTGAACCTTTTAGCTCCGATTGCGGGCTGGAAGGTTTTTTTTGCATACTCTGGGAACAACTAACGATATCGAACGAGAAGGCAGGTGAAGCTATGGATACGCGCAAGCCTATAACAACCGCTAAGCTTCGCAAAATGAAGCTCGACCATACACCCATCGCCGTCGTAACGGCTTATGATTACCCGTCGGCGCGGCTAGCTGAGGAGGCGGGAGTCGATGTGATTCTCGTCGGAGATTCGCTCGGCAACGTGGTGCTCGGCTATGAATCGACGGTGCCGGTGACGCTCGACGATATGCTGTATCATACTCGCGCCGTCACTCGCGCCGTCCGTTCCAGCTTCGTCGTCACCGATATGCCGTTCATGACGTATCACGGCAGCCTCGATGCGACACTGAAGGGAGCAGCTCGCCTCATGCAGGAGGGGCTCGCGAAGGCGGTGAAGCTGGAGGGCGGTGCGGAGATCGCCCCTGCAGTGAAGGCGCTCGTGCAGGCCGGCATCCCGGTCATGGCGCACATAGGTCTAACACCGCAGTCCATTCATCAGATCGGCGGCTACAAGGTACACGGTAAGACGAACGATCAGGCGGAGCGTCTAATGGCAGACGCCCTCGCGCTCGAGGAGGCGGGAGCGTTCGCGATCGTGCTGGAGCTCGTGACCGAGCAGCTGGCGGCTGAGGTGACGGCGAGGCTGTCCATCCCGACGATTGGTATCGGGGCAGGCGCAGGCTGTGACGGACAGGTACTCGTCTTCCATGATGTGCTTGGCTATGGCTCTGACATCGTGCCGAAGCGGTTCGTCAAGGCGTACGCATCGGTCGGCGACACGATCCGCACGGCGATCGGGCAATATGTATCCGAGGTCAAGGGACGGCAGTTCCCTGCAGCCGAGCATGCATTCCGGATGTCGGATGAGGAGGCAGGACGCTTGTACGGCCAAGGAAGTGGGGGCAACGACCATGAGCAATGATCAACAGCCCATCATCATCCTGAGCGGTGTTGAATTGAGAGCGTGGCTGAAGTCACGTCGATTACAATCGCCAGGAGCGGTCGTCGGGTTCGTGCCGACGATGGGATTTCTGCATGAAGGGCATGCCTCGTTGCTGACCGCTGCACGTCAATCGTGCGATATTGTTGTATTGAGCATCTTCGTGAATCCGCTCCAGTTCGGACCTAACGAAGATTTCGAGCGATACCCGCGCGACGAGCAGCGCGACCTTGCGATCGCGGCGGAGTACGGTGCCGATGTCGTGTTCATGCCTCAGGTTGAGGAGATGTATCCAGAGCGGACGCGAACGACCGTAACCGTATCTGGCGTGACCGAAAGACTGTGCGGCGCCTCACGGCCGGGACACTTCGACGGTGTCGCTACCGTCGTGACGAAGCTGTTCAACCTCGTACAGCCGGACCGAGCTTATTTCGGGTTGAAGGATGCGCAGCAGGTCGCTGTCATTGAGCAAATGGTCCGCGACTTGAACGTACCGGTCGAGATCGTTCCTTGTGCGACGGTACGGGAAGCGGACGGCCTCGCGAAGAGCTCGCGCAACGTCTACTTGAGCGCAGAGGAGCGAGAGCAGGCTGTTATATTGAACAAGGCGCTGCGGGAGGCCGAGCAGCAGCTGCGCACGCAGCGCGACGCCATGTCGTCGCAGGAGCTTGCCGCGCAAGTAACGGCACGCATCCAGGAGGCGCCGCTTGCCCGCATCGATTATGTCGAGGCGCTCGCCTATCCGTCGCTGGAGCCGATCTCCTCATTCACGGAGGCTGAGCAAGCTCTGATCGCTGTGGCGGTCAAGTTCGGCAATACAAGACTGATTGACAACTGCTTGATACGCTTTAACGGCTAAGCGGGGCAACAATACGATAATGAAGGAGGCGCTAGGAATGTTCCGCACGATGCTGAAGGCCAAAATACACCGCGCAACGGTAACCGAAGCGAACTTGAACTATGTGGGCAGCATAACGATCGACGAGGAGCTGCTGGAGGCGGTAGACATGCTGCCGAACGAAAAGGTGCAAATCGTCAACAACAACAATGGTGCACGCTTCGAGACTTATATTATACCTGGACCAAGAGGCTCCCGCGTCATCTGTTTGAACGGCGCAGCGGCGCGCCTCGTGCAGCCTGGCGATAAGGTAATTATTCTCTCCTATGCGATGATGACCGATGAGGCAGCGCGCACTCATGCGCCACGAATCGCTATTATGGGCGATGAGAACGAGATCATCAGTGTCCTGAAGGAAGAAATTCATTCCACTATTCTATAGATAGAATGAAACAGGACGGGTCGACGCACAATGAATATACAACGCAACCAATCGGCCAAAGGTGGGATGTACGTATGTTCAAGCATCTGTTCGCATCGATGAATGCTATGCTGGATGAAGTGCAGTCGGAATACCCGTCCTCAACCGGTGGGAGAAGGAAGCAGCTGAAGCATAAGCTCGAGGAGCTGAAGTCGATGAGCGACTTCTGCATTGAGGAATGGCTGCAATTCGAGGAGAAGCTGGCCCAGACGCTGAAGGAAACAGGCATTGGCGCCCTTGGGGAGGGCAATGCGACGGACCCGCTAGATCCGGAGTTCGCGGCCAGGCGGTCCGATGCGTTCATTCGCGGTCAAGGCTATTATAAGCTTCATATGTTTCATGAAGCGCTTGCTGAATTTACCGAGCTGCTAAGCAAGCAGCCGGAATTTACGCTCGCCCGCATTTACATGGCCATGTCATACTTTCATTTAGGGCGGACAGCGGATAGCTACTCCCACTTTCATTTTTTGTACCAGCTGACAGAGAACGTGCAATTGAAGGCCATCTCCTTGAATGCGATGGGCTGTATTCAGATTCAGCACAACAATATGGAACGGGCCGGTGAGCTGTTCGAGCTTGCCTATCGTACCGATCCGACGAGTATAGAGCCGCTAATTGCGATGGGGCTGTGCACAGAGAAGCAAGGCGGGCTGCAGTTCAGCTTCTCTGGTACTCGTAAGTCGGGCGTTGTGAAGGGATAAGCCGTATGCAGGCTGACGGTCCAGAAAGTTGCTATTCCTTTTTCTGCGCAGTATGCTATTCTAGTGTGAGGAAGAGTGGAATGAAGGGATGTAACGGGCACCGATGAAATTCGCGGTATTGGACTTCGAGACAACCGGCAGCACCGCTGCTGATCGAATTATTCAGGTTGGTCTCGCCATTGTCGAAAATATGGAAATTACAGACAGGTATACTTCACTCGTCAATCCGGGCATGAGTATACCTTCTTCTATTATTGCATTAACGGGTCTAACAGATGATATGGTTAAGGATGCACCAACATTGGATGAGGTGATGGCCGAGGTCGTGCCGCTGCTGCAGGATACTGCGCTAGTTGGGCACAATGTCGGCTTTGACCTCGCTTTTTTGCAGCGAGCGCTCGATGAATGCGGCTACTTCGCCTATGACGGCCGTACGCTCGATACGCTGGATGTGCTGCGCGTCGTGTTCCCCGGCTTGTCCAGCCTGCAGCTGTCCATGGTGTGCAACGCGATGGGCATCGTGCATGACAGACCGCATCAAGCTGACAGTGATGCTGAGGTGACGGCACTCATCTGGCTCCGCTGTCTGGAGCGACTGCAGGCGATGCCGCTGCTCACGCTTCAGCGGATGGAGATGATCTTCGCCGATTCCTCGAATGATTTCGGCTGGCTTGTACACGAGTTTGTACAGTATAAGGAGCAGCAGACGGCGGATCAAGCGGATGAGAAGTTTACGTTTCATAGACAATTCGCACTCGCTGTGGACGATTGGGGCGACGAAGAGCCGATCCGTGACGAAGCGCAGGTGCAGTCGTTACCGGACACGTTCGAGTCGTTCTACACGCAGCTGCGCGAGTCACTGAAGCAGCGCTTCGCCTCCTACGAGGATCGGGAAGCGCAGGTCATCATGATCAACGAGGTCGAGAACGCGTTTCAGGACAGCCGACATCTTCTCGTCGAAGCGGGGACTGGAACAGGGAAGTCGCTCGGCTACTTGATCCCTTCCTTATATTATGGCCTGAAGCATGAGAAGAAAGTAGTGGTCAGCACCCATACGATTAACCTGCAGGAGCAGCTTCGGGAGCGTGATCTCCCGCTGCTGCACGATTTGTTCACGGTTCCGTTCCAGGCGTCTGTGCTGAAGGGGCGAAGCCACTACTTGTGTATGCGTAAGTTCGAGCATAAGCTGAACACGCTTGACTTCGAGAATGGGAAGGATGATCGGATTACAGCTGGTCAAATGCTCGTCTGGCTCGGAGAGACGAAGCGAGGAGACGAGGAAGAGCTATACTTCGCGAATAAGGGCAAGCAGTTCTGGCACACGGTGGAGAGCGATGCGGATTCGTGTCTGAATCGGGCTTGTCCGTGGTTCAAAAAATGCTTCTACCACCGCGCTCGACATGAGGCCAACAGCGCTGACGTTATCATTACGAATCATTCGTTATTATTCACCGATATGAAGGCGGAGAACCGGCTGCTCCCGGCATACAAGCATCTCGTTGTTGACGAGGCGCATCACTTCGAGGAAGTCGCGAGTAAGCATCTGGGGATGGAGCTGCATTACCACCGCCTGATGAATACGCTTCATGCACTGTACAAGGATAGCCGCTCCGGGCAGCTGACAAGCCTACGGATCAAGCTGCAGCAGACGTCGGAGGATCATCGAGCCGCGGCGTGGAGCGCTGAGCTGGATCGAGCTGTAGAGCCGCTGCTCGCGCTCAAGGAGGAATGGGAGCAGCTAACCGAGCTGCTGTACCAGCTGCTGGTCATGCGCAGTCAGGACAGCGCGCAGAGCGAAGGCAATGCGCTCGTCTACCGGCTCAAGAAGGATACGCTTCCAGAAGGCTGGGACAAGCTGGTACTCCTCGCGGAAAATATGCAGCTGCATTTCTCCGAGGCGCTGAAGAAGCTCGACAAGCTGGTGACGGAGCTGAAGGAAGCGCAGGACGAGTTCGACCTGCAAGGTCAGGTTACCGACCTCAGTGGTACGGTCAAGGATCTGCATAGGCACAAGGATGCGCTGCAGCTGTTCATGACGATGCCGGACGACAACTCCGTCTATTGGCTGGAGGGCGGCACCTATAACAAAAACCGCTCGCTACAGCTTCATAGCGTGCCGATCGATGTCAGCTCGATGCTGAAGCAGCACTTCTTCGAGCCGAAGGAAAGTGTCGTGCTGACGAGTGCAACGCTGTCCGTCGGCAAGTCGTTCGACTATACGTGCGAGCAGCTAGGGCTGCAGCCGAGCGCGCCGGAAGCGG
Above is a genomic segment from Paenibacillus sp. YYML68 containing:
- a CDS encoding M48 family metallopeptidase, translated to MFKHLFASMNAMLDEVQSEYPSSTGGRRKQLKHKLEELKSMSDFCIEEWLQFEEKLAQTLKETGIGALGEGNATDPLDPEFAARRSDAFIRGQGYYKLHMFHEALAEFTELLSKQPEFTLARIYMAMSYFHLGRTADSYSHFHFLYQLTENVQLKAISLNAMGCIQIQHNNMERAGELFELAYRTDPTSIEPLIAMGLCTEKQGGLQFSFSGTRKSGVVKG
- the panC gene encoding pantoate--beta-alanine ligase, with amino-acid sequence MSNDQQPIIILSGVELRAWLKSRRLQSPGAVVGFVPTMGFLHEGHASLLTAARQSCDIVVLSIFVNPLQFGPNEDFERYPRDEQRDLAIAAEYGADVVFMPQVEEMYPERTRTTVTVSGVTERLCGASRPGHFDGVATVVTKLFNLVQPDRAYFGLKDAQQVAVIEQMVRDLNVPVEIVPCATVREADGLAKSSRNVYLSAEEREQAVILNKALREAEQQLRTQRDAMSSQELAAQVTARIQEAPLARIDYVEALAYPSLEPISSFTEAEQALIAVAVKFGNTRLIDNCLIRFNG
- the dinG gene encoding ATP-dependent DNA helicase DinG codes for the protein MKFAVLDFETTGSTAADRIIQVGLAIVENMEITDRYTSLVNPGMSIPSSIIALTGLTDDMVKDAPTLDEVMAEVVPLLQDTALVGHNVGFDLAFLQRALDECGYFAYDGRTLDTLDVLRVVFPGLSSLQLSMVCNAMGIVHDRPHQADSDAEVTALIWLRCLERLQAMPLLTLQRMEMIFADSSNDFGWLVHEFVQYKEQQTADQADEKFTFHRQFALAVDDWGDEEPIRDEAQVQSLPDTFESFYTQLRESLKQRFASYEDREAQVIMINEVENAFQDSRHLLVEAGTGTGKSLGYLIPSLYYGLKHEKKVVVSTHTINLQEQLRERDLPLLHDLFTVPFQASVLKGRSHYLCMRKFEHKLNTLDFENGKDDRITAGQMLVWLGETKRGDEEELYFANKGKQFWHTVESDADSCLNRACPWFKKCFYHRARHEANSADVIITNHSLLFTDMKAENRLLPAYKHLVVDEAHHFEEVASKHLGMELHYHRLMNTLHALYKDSRSGQLTSLRIKLQQTSEDHRAAAWSAELDRAVEPLLALKEEWEQLTELLYQLLVMRSQDSAQSEGNALVYRLKKDTLPEGWDKLVLLAENMQLHFSEALKKLDKLVTELKEAQDEFDLQGQVTDLSGTVKDLHRHKDALQLFMTMPDDNSVYWLEGGTYNKNRSLQLHSVPIDVSSMLKQHFFEPKESVVLTSATLSVGKSFDYTCEQLGLQPSAPEAELKTVMLPSPFNYREQALVAIPRDFPTLRGGASGDKEFVDALVQSLAEVALETRGRMLVLFTSNRMLRTVHGSLKDMLSSFGISVLGQGVDSSNRSKLTRLFQSSPECVLLGTSSFWEGVDIPGDALMCLAIVRLPFQPPTHPLVEAKIEKVKLRNQNPFMKLSVPQAVIRFKQGFGRLVRTASDKGIVIIYDTRVIDTNYGKYFLYSLPGPKIEHMPSSQLVPRIKQWMEDNPS
- a CDS encoding biotin--[acetyl-CoA-carboxylase] ligase, translating into MSERLIELFEQAKGEFISGEQLSGELKVSRTAVWKQIERLKLQGYHFEAIPRKGYRLLSAPQKFAEDAFRQQLRTASFGRPLHLLDEIDSTQLAAVQLVRDGAEEGTLVLAEQQLAGRGRLGRQWHSPKGKGLWSSLVLKPNWLSLAQTPQLTLLTAVALCRAVRQVTGLDAGIKWPNDLLVGGRKVAGILLEASVENGTLQHIVAGVGISVNLQESDYPTELLEKATSLAMCAGHSISRETLLAELMNEWEQLYKLYQASGFAPIKLLWEALTVSLARELVCSTPQGPVQGFAESIDEHGALLLRLPDGSSRKMFSGDVDFK
- a CDS encoding CCA tRNA nucleotidyltransferase, which encodes MTHLPQDHGVKRRALQLIHTLNDAGYEAYLVGGCVRDEVLGRPVKDYDIATSARPEQVESLFSRTIPTGLQHGTVTVVIEREPFEVTTFRKEAGYEDFRRPSEVSYIDSLLEDLRRRDFTMNAMALDAEGRLIDPFGGQADAASGVLRCVGDAHERFSEDALRMLRCVRFAAEYRLEVEPLTWEALTTSAPLLRHIALERVRAELERMLSGSDPNRALLLLGASKLLLHTKSRVLWSELQDTKSWPSLSVIPTLEGRLAYLYIGCGADLNETKNDMRVLTFSKKQLEETGAIVAAHRALIDKLQQDADEGTATEDEQRKHWLLTAVQYGAIAMESLRQLYELELEHERRDSSDTAVSGGLKLSGAQKLAAEAWAYSGSRWLTEAPALELKQLALTGQQLVQLLGVKPGPWTGQLLSRLLEETALGFIPNEPEALAAAAKSCYELLQEKG
- a CDS encoding methylglyoxal synthase translates to MNIALIAHDRKKDEMVNFVMAYEHVFQHHKLFATGTTGTRIMANTKLNVHRFMSGPLGGDQQIGALVAQNEMDLIIFLRDPLMAQPHEPDIIALLRLCDVQGIPVATNIATGEILVKALDRGDFAWRELVHKYKPGVDE
- the panD gene encoding aspartate 1-decarboxylase; this encodes MFRTMLKAKIHRATVTEANLNYVGSITIDEELLEAVDMLPNEKVQIVNNNNGARFETYIIPGPRGSRVICLNGAAARLVQPGDKVIILSYAMMTDEAARTHAPRIAIMGDENEIISVLKEEIHSTIL
- the bshB1 gene encoding bacillithiol biosynthesis deacetylase BshB1, with the translated sequence MTERLDFLIFGAHADDAEIGMGGTIAKHARAGYRIGLCDLTCAEMSSNGTVETRRVEAEQAARVLGVAVRDNLGLPDRGLRDEPETIERIVSVIRAYRPRMVFAPYWEDRHPDHIACSKLVQEAVFNAKLRKYRPDLPAHSVEETLFYFINDMVPPDRMIDVSEVYELKRQSLQAYRSQFERSSGDDRIATPLNQGYLERVEARDLLLGQKRSVPFAEGFVSKLPVMTDLL
- the bshA gene encoding N-acetyl-alpha-D-glucosaminyl L-malate synthase BshA, which encodes MNPKDRLKIGITCYPTLGGSGVVATELGKLLAEKGHEVHFITHSMPFRLGKFDKNIFYHEVEVNDYHVFKYPPYDLSLASKQAQIVKQEGLDLLHVHYAIPHAVCALLAKQMVGEHLKVVTTLHGTDITVLAQDESLSDLIRFAINGSDVVTAVSDDLIQETRQLLGIEKPIELLYNFVDKRVYYPRDVGNLRREFARPDEKILIHISNFRPVKRVIDVIEIFDRISKEVPSRLLFVGEGPELSKVLCKAKEKGLLDKVTFCGRQDDVAQLLSLADLMLLPSEKESFGLVALEAMACGVPTIASNAGGIPELITHGVTGYLADIGDVETMSQLAIHLLQNEAAYKAMREACLYRARYTFCNDVISRQYEALYYQVLGREAPEELLVKPLEC
- the panB gene encoding 3-methyl-2-oxobutanoate hydroxymethyltransferase: MDTRKPITTAKLRKMKLDHTPIAVVTAYDYPSARLAEEAGVDVILVGDSLGNVVLGYESTVPVTLDDMLYHTRAVTRAVRSSFVVTDMPFMTYHGSLDATLKGAARLMQEGLAKAVKLEGGAEIAPAVKALVQAGIPVMAHIGLTPQSIHQIGGYKVHGKTNDQAERLMADALALEEAGAFAIVLELVTEQLAAEVTARLSIPTIGIGAGAGCDGQVLVFHDVLGYGSDIVPKRFVKAYASVGDTIRTAIGQYVSEVKGRQFPAAEHAFRMSDEEAGRLYGQGSGGNDHEQ